A window of the Umboniibacter marinipuniceus genome harbors these coding sequences:
- a CDS encoding DUF6868 family protein, with product MEMSEIISLFGWMSVIHIIVLSSASLLLVAARKPIARLHSSLLGVPEAELPSLYFSYLGHYKIIALCTAVAPYVALRLI from the coding sequence ATGGAAATGTCAGAAATTATCTCACTATTCGGTTGGATGTCAGTGATTCACATCATTGTGTTGAGCTCAGCGAGCCTTCTATTGGTGGCGGCTCGAAAGCCCATAGCGCGGTTGCACTCATCGCTGTTGGGTGTTCCGGAAGCTGAGTTGCCCTCGCTGTATTTTAGTTATCTAGGACATTACAAGATAATTGCGCTGTGCACGGCCGTTGCGCCATACGTGGCACTGCGCCTGATTTAG
- a CDS encoding DASH family cryptochrome → MKTGLYWFNTDLRLEDNVSLLELLNRSERVAFVYVIDPRWFRPLHFHQPRMAPHRWLFLKQSLSDLHQSLQRKGHALSVLVGDPVVEITRHLQKWDVSVLGCARPSGLIEAQQLKALSAEVPRVIANTDLTLFDAAQIEQDSPKLTSFSQFRRYIESSDLAVASPCASHSLELASVATTDSIDDIFTQIEQKYPQLGAVTSGVFNSGYGAAQLHLTNYFTTSNPLRYKATRNALDRWDASTKLSPYLASGILSARQVWSAIEGFERAFTANESTYWIRFELLWREYFHQLAIRDGAKLFKFQGRAATRPLTYFNAIRFAQWSSGSTEFPLVNACMNQLRETGYISNRARQIVASCLVNELACDWRFGAAYFEQYLVDYDVAANWGNWQYIAGVGADTRGGRHFDLAKQTEIYDPDGTYRTKWLGGESHFVAPWVDAVDWPIDPSQ, encoded by the coding sequence ATGAAAACTGGATTGTATTGGTTCAACACAGATCTTCGATTGGAAGACAACGTCTCACTATTAGAGTTACTCAATAGATCCGAGCGAGTAGCCTTTGTGTACGTCATAGATCCTCGGTGGTTTCGCCCGCTGCACTTTCACCAACCAAGGATGGCGCCACATCGATGGTTATTTTTGAAGCAAAGCTTATCTGACCTTCATCAATCCTTGCAGCGAAAAGGACACGCTCTCAGTGTTTTAGTGGGCGATCCCGTGGTAGAGATTACCCGTCATTTGCAAAAGTGGGATGTTTCGGTCCTAGGATGTGCCAGACCTTCGGGATTGATTGAGGCGCAACAGCTTAAAGCACTTTCAGCCGAGGTTCCTCGCGTCATAGCAAACACGGATTTAACGTTATTTGATGCTGCCCAAATTGAGCAAGATAGCCCGAAATTGACAAGTTTTAGTCAGTTTCGACGATATATCGAAAGCAGTGATTTGGCGGTCGCCTCGCCGTGTGCATCGCACAGTTTGGAATTAGCTTCGGTAGCTACCACAGACTCAATAGATGATATTTTTACGCAAATTGAACAGAAATATCCGCAGCTAGGGGCGGTTACTAGCGGTGTCTTTAATAGCGGCTATGGTGCAGCCCAATTACACCTAACAAACTATTTCACTACCTCCAATCCGTTGCGCTACAAGGCAACAAGAAATGCGTTAGATAGGTGGGACGCTTCGACCAAACTGAGCCCTTACTTAGCAAGCGGAATCCTATCTGCTAGACAGGTTTGGAGCGCCATTGAAGGCTTCGAGCGAGCGTTTACCGCTAATGAGTCTACCTATTGGATTCGCTTTGAGTTGTTGTGGCGTGAATACTTTCACCAACTCGCTATTCGCGACGGGGCCAAGCTCTTTAAGTTTCAAGGTAGAGCGGCTACACGGCCGTTAACCTATTTCAATGCCATACGTTTCGCGCAATGGAGTTCGGGTTCTACAGAATTCCCACTGGTGAACGCCTGTATGAACCAACTCCGTGAGACCGGCTATATTTCCAATAGGGCGAGACAGATAGTGGCGAGTTGCCTCGTGAATGAACTCGCGTGCGACTGGCGCTTTGGTGCTGCTTATTTCGAGCAATATCTTGTTGACTACGACGTTGCTGCTAATTGGGGAAATTGGCAGTACATCGCTGGCGTGGGGGCAGATACTCGTGGTGGTCGCCACTTTGATCTGGCCAAGCAAACGGAAATCTATGATCCAGACGGGACCTATCGGACTAAATGGCTAGGTGGTGAGAGTCATTTTGTCGCGCCTTGGGTTGATGCCGTAGATTGGCCGATTGATCCTAGTCAATAA
- a CDS encoding lactoylglutathione lyase family protein, with the protein MSTYPRTFSHIGISVPDVEKAAKFYSDVMGWYHIMEPTVINEEADTPIGQMCIDVFGTGWGSFKIAHMSTGDKIGVEMFEFSNNETPTNFEYWKTSTFHFCVQDPDIEGLVEKIVANGGKQRMPIREYYPGEKPYKMCYVEDPFGLIFEVYSHSYELTYSQGAY; encoded by the coding sequence ATGTCTACGTACCCAAGAACCTTCTCACATATAGGTATTTCGGTGCCCGATGTAGAAAAAGCGGCAAAGTTTTACAGTGATGTGATGGGGTGGTATCACATTATGGAGCCAACGGTCATCAACGAGGAAGCTGATACGCCAATAGGCCAGATGTGTATTGATGTATTTGGTACGGGTTGGGGGTCGTTCAAGATTGCTCACATGTCTACAGGTGATAAGATTGGTGTTGAGATGTTTGAATTTAGCAACAACGAAACACCAACGAACTTTGAGTACTGGAAAACAAGTACTTTTCACTTTTGTGTTCAGGACCCGGATATTGAGGGATTAGTTGAAAAAATTGTGGCGAACGGCGGTAAGCAGCGAATGCCAATTCGTGAATACTATCCCGGCGAAAAACCCTATAAAATGTGTTACGTTGAGGATCCCTTTGGCTTAATATTTGAAGTGTATTCGCACAGCTACGAGTTAACCTACTCTCAGGGAGCTTACTAG
- a CDS encoding AraC family transcriptional regulator — MSKLIVPKSLLSAQLAGVGEDSALAKSLLLQAGLASDTLESLDGSITLAQYSHILTLLFQTLDDEAGGFLLKPMRLGSFDLMCHGLMGAEDLGAALVRLARFSRVLSEELSYRLWEFEEEVFFEINYRNEQQKQSSFFLSAIATICMRLWCWLVDQPLLLHRVEFSFEQPPFSDELEAIFSTGISYGKATTRLVMPSDYLRYPLRQNQASLKTFLEAAPLSLLTQYRKDDSFTAQLNGCMSALIESGVRFADIRFEHIASELSLPPHTLRRRLKDESQSFQSLYDNYRRRTAMAWLQNRDEPLAIIAEELGFSEPAAFHRAFKRWTGQSPSSYRKSLLSGTSSV; from the coding sequence GTGAGCAAATTGATTGTTCCAAAATCATTACTTAGCGCTCAACTTGCCGGGGTTGGTGAAGATTCAGCGCTCGCAAAGTCGTTACTACTTCAAGCAGGCTTAGCGAGTGATACCTTGGAGAGCCTCGACGGGTCGATCACGCTCGCGCAATATTCGCATATTCTTACCCTGCTATTTCAAACCCTTGATGATGAAGCTGGTGGTTTTTTGTTGAAACCAATGCGCCTTGGCTCATTTGATCTGATGTGCCATGGCTTGATGGGCGCTGAGGATTTAGGCGCGGCCTTAGTGCGCCTAGCTCGATTTTCTCGAGTCCTATCGGAGGAGCTAAGCTATCGTTTATGGGAGTTTGAAGAGGAAGTATTTTTCGAGATTAACTACCGTAATGAACAGCAAAAACAGAGTAGTTTCTTTCTCAGCGCCATAGCCACAATCTGTATGCGACTTTGGTGTTGGCTAGTGGATCAGCCGTTGTTATTGCATCGTGTAGAGTTTAGCTTTGAACAGCCTCCGTTTAGCGACGAACTCGAGGCAATCTTTAGCACTGGTATTAGCTATGGTAAAGCAACCACTCGCTTAGTGATGCCCAGTGATTATTTGCGCTATCCACTGCGCCAAAACCAGGCATCATTGAAAACTTTCCTTGAAGCCGCACCGCTTTCGCTGCTAACGCAATATCGTAAAGATGATTCGTTTACGGCGCAGCTAAACGGTTGCATGAGTGCGTTGATTGAATCGGGTGTGCGATTTGCCGATATTCGTTTTGAACACATTGCGAGCGAATTATCATTGCCGCCACACACGCTACGGCGACGCTTAAAAGATGAGTCTCAGAGTTTTCAGTCGCTCTATGATAACTACCGACGCCGAACTGCAATGGCTTGGCTCCAAAACCGCGACGAGCCTTTGGCGATAATTGCTGAAGAATTAGGATTCAGCGAGCCAGCGGCTTTTCATCGTGCCTTTAAACGCTGGACGGGCCAATCACCTAGTAGCTATCGGAAATCACTACTCAGCGGGACCTCGTCGGTCTAG
- a CDS encoding ABC transporter ATP-binding protein translates to MYKRFERWTKPYPEIDHRPIPSSLWGFCRHFTRGFERPLLLMAILSAVVAGFEVALFNFVGTLIDWLSVYSKDELLAEKGELLAWLGAFILLGAPLLVGVHSLLSHQSLLGNFPMAIRWQSHQHLLRHGISFYQKDFAGRIATKVMQTSLAVREAVMKLLDVAVYALVYMSAIIVVLGYADWRLMLPMLGWVVAYAAILRWYIPKLKKVSMEQADARSQMTGRIVDTYSNITTVKLFSHTARETAYAKESMDGFLVTVHKQMRLVTGLNFWVEASNYILLFAVAALSLHLWFNDLLGAGAIAVSLALVLRLNGMAHWIMWEVSSLFENIGTVADGMTTLCEPLPSEPDQPQPLEIEDGEILFNGVGFSYDDQAAVIEDISLRISGGEKIGLVGRSGAGKSTLVNLLLGFFSLKQGKILIDDQDIADIAKDDLRQHIGMITQDTSLLHRTIRENILYGRPNATDAELIAAAKQAHAYDFISGLVDDQGNRGFDAQVGERGVKLSGGQRQRIAIARVLLKDAPILVMDEATSALDSEIEQAITESLSELMTNKTVIAIAHRLSTIAAMDRLVVMDQGRIVEVGSHRELLAKEGLYYSLWQRQSGGFLAD, encoded by the coding sequence TTGTACAAACGGTTCGAACGCTGGACCAAGCCTTACCCAGAGATTGACCATCGTCCTATCCCGTCAAGCCTGTGGGGTTTTTGTCGTCACTTCACGAGAGGTTTTGAACGGCCACTGTTGCTGATGGCGATACTAAGCGCAGTGGTTGCAGGCTTCGAGGTCGCGCTATTCAATTTTGTGGGAACGCTCATTGATTGGCTGAGCGTGTATTCCAAGGATGAACTGTTGGCAGAAAAGGGCGAGTTGCTTGCTTGGTTGGGCGCTTTTATCCTACTAGGAGCACCACTGTTGGTGGGCGTGCATTCATTGCTTTCCCATCAAAGTTTACTGGGCAACTTTCCCATGGCAATTCGTTGGCAATCGCATCAGCATTTGCTTCGACACGGCATTAGTTTCTATCAGAAGGATTTTGCGGGGCGCATTGCCACCAAAGTCATGCAGACTTCCTTAGCGGTGCGCGAAGCGGTGATGAAGCTGCTGGATGTTGCTGTGTATGCTTTGGTATATATGTCTGCCATTATTGTGGTATTGGGGTATGCAGATTGGCGATTAATGCTACCGATGCTGGGGTGGGTTGTTGCGTACGCCGCAATTCTTCGCTGGTATATTCCCAAGTTAAAAAAGGTGTCAATGGAGCAAGCGGATGCACGCTCGCAAATGACCGGAAGAATTGTGGACACTTATTCCAATATCACCACTGTTAAACTGTTCTCTCACACTGCTCGGGAGACCGCTTACGCCAAGGAATCCATGGACGGTTTTCTAGTGACGGTTCATAAACAAATGCGTTTGGTGACGGGACTTAACTTTTGGGTTGAAGCGTCTAATTACATCCTACTATTTGCTGTGGCCGCGCTGTCATTGCACCTCTGGTTCAATGATCTGCTGGGTGCTGGGGCTATTGCTGTCTCGTTGGCACTGGTCTTGCGGTTAAACGGAATGGCGCATTGGATTATGTGGGAGGTTTCGAGCCTCTTTGAGAATATCGGTACGGTAGCAGATGGTATGACCACACTCTGTGAACCTCTGCCATCGGAGCCGGATCAACCTCAGCCCTTGGAGATTGAAGACGGAGAGATTCTTTTTAATGGTGTGGGCTTTTCCTATGATGATCAGGCGGCGGTGATTGAGGATATTTCGCTGCGAATTAGCGGTGGAGAGAAGATTGGCCTAGTGGGACGTTCCGGGGCAGGGAAGTCAACCTTAGTGAATTTGCTATTGGGCTTCTTCAGTTTGAAGCAGGGTAAGATCTTAATTGATGATCAGGATATCGCCGATATAGCGAAGGACGATTTACGACAGCACATTGGGATGATTACCCAAGATACATCTTTGCTTCATCGAACTATTCGAGAAAATATCCTCTACGGCAGACCCAACGCGACGGATGCAGAACTCATCGCAGCGGCTAAGCAGGCTCATGCGTACGATTTCATATCAGGCTTAGTTGATGATCAAGGTAATAGAGGCTTTGATGCCCAGGTAGGTGAGCGTGGCGTTAAGCTATCGGGTGGTCAACGCCAGAGAATCGCTATTGCGCGGGTGTTATTAAAAGACGCGCCGATTCTTGTGATGGACGAGGCGACATCGGCCTTAGATTCTGAGATTGAGCAGGCTATTACCGAAAGCTTAAGCGAATTAATGACAAATAAGACGGTTATTGCCATTGCTCACCGTTTATCAACGATTGCGGCAATGGATCGTTTGGTTGTCATGGATCAAGGGCGAATTGTTGAGGTGGGAAGCCATCGGGAGCTGTTGGCTAAAGAAGGCCTCTATTATTCGCTTTGGCAGCGTCAGAGTGGTGGCTTTCTGGCGGATTAA
- a CDS encoding acetyl-CoA C-acetyltransferase → MEAYIYDAIRTPRGIGKAKGSLHEVKPVTLVADLLNHLQQRNGFATETIDDVVLGCVSAVGDQGANIAKSAALLAGWDDDVAGVTLNRFCASGLEAVNLAAMKVKSGWEELVVAGGVESMSRVKMGSDGGAWALDPETNMKTGFAPQGIGADLIATLGGYDRAAVDEFAVRSHKRAHQAWERGAFDHSVIPVTDRNGVTILARDELIRPEASSESLAALKASFAGMGDMGFDRIARARYPQVEKIDHVHTPGNASGIVDGAALVLVGSAEAGARMGIRPRARVVSTALVGTEPTIMLTGPSPAANKALAKAGMTIEEIDLFEVNEAFASVVMRFMDEQGISADKVNVNGGAIAMGHPLGATGAMILGSLIDELEARQQRFGMATLCAGGGIGIATIVERL, encoded by the coding sequence ATGGAAGCGTATATTTACGACGCAATTCGAACTCCTCGAGGCATTGGAAAGGCCAAGGGTTCATTGCATGAGGTTAAACCCGTCACACTGGTCGCGGACCTGCTAAATCATCTTCAACAGCGTAATGGCTTTGCGACCGAAACCATCGATGATGTGGTGCTAGGCTGTGTGTCCGCCGTGGGCGATCAGGGGGCGAATATCGCCAAGTCTGCGGCACTCTTAGCTGGTTGGGATGATGATGTTGCTGGTGTGACGCTGAATCGTTTTTGTGCCTCGGGGCTTGAGGCGGTAAACCTCGCCGCGATGAAAGTGAAGTCTGGCTGGGAAGAATTGGTGGTTGCCGGTGGCGTTGAATCAATGTCTCGCGTCAAGATGGGCTCGGATGGCGGCGCTTGGGCGCTGGATCCCGAGACCAACATGAAAACGGGCTTCGCTCCGCAAGGGATTGGTGCGGACTTAATTGCCACCTTGGGCGGGTATGATCGCGCTGCGGTGGATGAGTTTGCGGTGAGATCTCATAAGCGTGCTCACCAAGCTTGGGAGCGCGGTGCGTTTGATCACTCAGTTATCCCGGTAACAGATCGCAATGGTGTAACCATTCTGGCGCGTGACGAACTTATTCGCCCAGAAGCGAGCAGCGAATCACTGGCTGCTCTGAAAGCTTCCTTTGCGGGAATGGGCGATATGGGCTTTGATCGCATTGCCCGTGCTCGCTATCCGCAGGTCGAAAAAATTGATCATGTGCACACGCCCGGCAATGCATCGGGAATCGTGGATGGCGCCGCGCTTGTTTTAGTGGGCTCAGCGGAAGCGGGTGCCCGGATGGGTATTCGGCCGAGGGCTAGAGTTGTTTCAACCGCCTTGGTGGGAACTGAGCCTACCATCATGCTCACAGGGCCTTCTCCGGCCGCTAACAAGGCACTGGCAAAGGCGGGTATGACCATTGAAGAAATCGATTTGTTTGAAGTGAATGAAGCCTTTGCTTCGGTGGTTATGCGCTTCATGGACGAACAAGGGATTTCCGCCGATAAGGTAAATGTCAATGGTGGCGCGATTGCGATGGGTCATCCGTTAGGCGCTACGGGAGCGATGATCCTAGGGAGCCTGATTGATGAGTTAGAAGCTCGACAGCAACGCTTCGGAATGGCCACGCTCTGTGCCGGTGGCGGTATTGGTATTGCCACGATTGTTGAACGTCTTTAG
- a CDS encoding PQQ-binding-like beta-propeller repeat protein, with translation MNKLFLGIKSHVVCLDKRDGKELWRTKLKTSTVTNVYYENDQVFAYAGGHLFCLSTLDGKIVWTNTLKGLGFSTCIIASEQQSTSVITSQVAAQQAATAATVGAGAAVAASN, from the coding sequence TTGAACAAGTTGTTTTTAGGTATAAAAAGTCATGTGGTATGTCTTGATAAGCGCGACGGTAAGGAACTTTGGCGAACAAAATTGAAGACCTCTACCGTAACGAACGTTTACTATGAAAACGATCAGGTCTTTGCCTACGCTGGAGGCCATCTCTTCTGCCTTAGCACCCTAGATGGCAAGATTGTTTGGACCAACACACTTAAAGGCCTTGGCTTCAGCACCTGTATTATCGCCAGCGAGCAACAGAGTACCTCTGTGATCACTAGCCAAGTTGCCGCTCAGCAGGCTGCTACTGCAGCAACGGTGGGAGCAGGTGCAGCGGTTGCGGCAAGTAATTAA
- a CDS encoding 3-hydroxyacyl-CoA dehydrogenase NAD-binding domain-containing protein produces MSSIQIKQLENEIVQLILDNPNGSSNLMNQAFTADFIAVVETLKSTPFRGIVITSAKKTFFAGGDLSELIQVDRTTAAQSYEGVQALKLAMRWLETCGKPVVACINGAALGGGLELALHCHHRIAVTKGVSLGLPEVTLGLLPGGGGVVRLTRLLGLQAAMPYLLEGKQFKPAKALELGLVDQLVEHQDELLPQAMGFILATEGEVKQRFDQKGYRVPGGKPSHPSVAGLLPIAPAMIRLKTKGVMPAPEAILSVMVESLQVDVDAADRIESRYFVELASGAVAKNMINTFWFQLNALKSGASRPAVEQRFSCQKLGVLGAGMMGAGIAYAAASKGIQVVLNDVSDEAAEQGKAYTAKLLSNKVAKGYLSEEAATQVLAAIKATSDTKELAACDLIIEAVPEVRALKAEVTQRAIASAGEEVLFASNTSTLPITGLAKASPRADRFIGLHFFSPVNKMPLVEIIRGEHTSDETLAQAYDFVQQIAKTPIVVNDSRGFFTSRVFGTFTQEAMTMIAEGVPAAVIENAAYEAGFPVGPLAIIDEVSLTLIQKVRAQTEADMAALGDVYLTTPSDQVLDAMIEQGRCGKAAGAGFYEYSEGAKQLWGGLATTFSNQPPIPFADVKDRLLYRQALEAVRALDEGVINSVGDANIGSIMGIGFPPWTGGVLQFVNQHGLAQFVERADELAQGYGAGFSVPASLRERATDNREYQDEA; encoded by the coding sequence ATGTCTAGTATTCAGATTAAGCAGTTAGAAAATGAGATCGTTCAGCTCATACTCGACAATCCGAACGGTTCCAGCAACCTAATGAATCAGGCGTTTACGGCTGACTTTATTGCCGTTGTCGAAACACTCAAGTCCACGCCGTTTCGCGGTATCGTGATTACTTCGGCGAAGAAGACCTTCTTCGCGGGTGGGGACCTAAGTGAGTTGATCCAAGTTGATCGCACTACGGCGGCCCAGAGCTATGAGGGTGTGCAGGCTCTAAAGCTGGCCATGCGTTGGTTGGAAACTTGCGGCAAGCCGGTAGTGGCATGTATCAACGGTGCAGCATTGGGTGGCGGTTTAGAACTGGCTCTGCATTGCCATCACCGCATCGCGGTTACTAAAGGGGTTAGCCTGGGGCTGCCTGAGGTGACATTAGGGCTACTTCCCGGCGGCGGCGGGGTAGTCCGTTTAACGCGGCTCTTAGGGCTTCAGGCGGCAATGCCCTATCTGTTAGAGGGTAAGCAGTTTAAACCAGCCAAAGCATTGGAGTTGGGGCTTGTTGACCAGTTGGTGGAGCACCAAGATGAACTATTGCCGCAGGCGATGGGCTTTATTCTCGCCACGGAAGGTGAGGTGAAACAGCGCTTTGACCAAAAGGGCTATCGGGTGCCTGGCGGCAAGCCCTCTCACCCCAGTGTTGCTGGGCTACTTCCTATCGCGCCAGCAATGATCAGGTTGAAGACCAAGGGTGTGATGCCGGCGCCGGAGGCCATCTTGAGTGTTATGGTGGAAAGCTTACAGGTAGATGTTGATGCAGCCGATCGCATTGAGTCACGCTATTTTGTTGAGCTTGCCAGCGGCGCGGTCGCCAAGAATATGATCAATACCTTTTGGTTTCAGCTCAATGCACTCAAGTCAGGGGCCTCAAGGCCGGCTGTTGAACAACGTTTTAGTTGTCAGAAGTTGGGTGTTTTGGGGGCCGGCATGATGGGGGCTGGCATAGCCTACGCGGCGGCGAGTAAAGGTATTCAGGTGGTACTCAATGACGTGTCCGATGAAGCCGCAGAGCAGGGCAAGGCCTACACCGCAAAACTCTTGAGTAATAAAGTAGCTAAGGGTTACCTGAGTGAGGAGGCGGCCACGCAGGTGTTAGCGGCTATTAAGGCAACAAGCGATACGAAGGAGTTAGCCGCCTGTGACTTGATCATTGAAGCGGTTCCCGAAGTACGTGCGCTAAAAGCCGAGGTGACTCAACGTGCTATTGCGAGCGCCGGAGAGGAGGTGCTCTTTGCCTCGAATACCTCAACGCTCCCGATTACCGGTCTAGCCAAAGCATCGCCACGGGCTGATCGCTTTATTGGGCTTCATTTCTTCTCGCCGGTCAACAAAATGCCGCTAGTAGAAATTATTCGCGGCGAGCATACCTCCGATGAAACCTTGGCACAGGCGTATGATTTCGTGCAGCAGATTGCGAAGACTCCGATTGTGGTCAACGATAGCCGGGGCTTCTTCACATCTAGAGTCTTTGGCACTTTCACTCAAGAGGCGATGACCATGATTGCCGAAGGCGTTCCCGCAGCAGTGATTGAAAACGCGGCCTACGAAGCAGGCTTTCCAGTGGGGCCCTTAGCTATCATTGACGAAGTGTCGCTCACACTGATTCAGAAGGTTCGTGCGCAAACTGAAGCGGATATGGCGGCACTAGGGGATGTCTATCTCACTACGCCAAGTGACCAGGTGCTTGACGCAATGATTGAGCAGGGTCGCTGTGGCAAAGCCGCAGGCGCTGGTTTTTACGAGTATTCAGAGGGCGCCAAGCAGTTATGGGGCGGGCTAGCTACGACCTTTAGCAATCAACCCCCAATCCCATTTGCCGACGTTAAGGATCGTCTGCTCTATCGTCAAGCGTTGGAGGCCGTTCGCGCGCTTGACGAAGGTGTGATCAATTCGGTGGGTGACGCCAATATTGGTTCCATCATGGGAATTGGCTTCCCGCCGTGGACCGGCGGAGTCCTTCAGTTCGTGAATCAACATGGCTTAGCTCAGTTTGTAGAGCGAGCCGATGAATTAGCACAGGGTTATGGCGCAGGCTTTAGCGTCCCAGCAAGTTTAAGAGAGCGGGCAACCGACAACAGGGAGTATCAAGATGAAGCGTAA
- a CDS encoding outer membrane protein, producing the protein MIRVALILVSMLVVANANAQWTSAIGKRGGHWEGTFGLKYQDSEFLGSQEGSSLKFESDYGFMFGLAYNFSDHFSAGFDVDYLRAYYQADLISATPGEPDIQFGHKGDFSSFMFNGTYNFISGSFTPYVSASAGWQYFDSNIIDGDPVIGCYWHPYWGYICNDYYQTYTETSFGYGATAGLRWEIDSSMFIKASVSQDWFDMSGAHSDPSFISGAIEFGTRF; encoded by the coding sequence ATGATTCGAGTAGCTTTGATTTTGGTTTCTATGCTGGTAGTGGCGAATGCTAATGCCCAATGGACTTCGGCTATTGGTAAGCGAGGGGGCCACTGGGAGGGCACCTTTGGACTCAAATATCAGGATAGTGAATTCCTTGGTAGTCAAGAGGGATCGTCTCTTAAGTTCGAATCGGATTATGGCTTTATGTTTGGTTTAGCCTATAACTTTAGCGATCATTTTAGCGCTGGCTTCGATGTGGATTATCTCCGCGCGTATTATCAAGCGGATCTTATTTCGGCTACTCCAGGAGAGCCTGATATACAGTTTGGGCATAAGGGCGATTTCAGCTCGTTTATGTTCAACGGTACTTACAACTTCATTTCAGGGTCCTTTACTCCTTACGTTTCGGCTTCGGCAGGCTGGCAGTATTTTGACTCGAATATTATCGATGGTGATCCGGTCATAGGCTGTTACTGGCATCCCTATTGGGGCTATATTTGTAATGACTACTATCAGACCTACACCGAAACTAGCTTTGGCTATGGCGCCACCGCTGGCCTTCGCTGGGAAATTGATTCCAGCATGTTTATTAAAGCAAGCGTGTCCCAGGATTGGTTCGACATGAGCGGCGCCCATTCGGACCCCAGCTTTATCAGCGGCGCAATAGAGTTCGGTACGCGCTTCTAG
- a CDS encoding BamA/TamA family outer membrane protein, producing the protein MRRHLLLKELSIASLWALTVTSQAAFGFEAQSSAGSSSAVSASVPSQSEEHGSAGYEEAEKTEGAVTTDEIEVNEESPWLLTPTLSSDPKMGSSIGFLAGYVHYFDEASPSSIIGLTGSYSDTDSSVQGAFASTYFDKDRQRLQAAYVTMKIENDYQDYLGTGLDVRTTDEASLSFLRYLRRVSSSWFLGGQAIHADYSITGRDAFSQAILKLFGIDGFNGTAVGLVAERDSRDNVNNPQSGSYFQVTNTQYLEALNDDLEFGVWQAKYSRFDPINDDHLIATQLTGRYTNDAPKAAYSSVRLRGYTVGEYLAPHNMSVEIEDRIKLSSRWGATVFAGATCLFGDGEDCGDTSNWFPMVGAGVTYLLKPSEGMVVRLEGAKGQDDSYGVYLQFGNSF; encoded by the coding sequence ATGCGAAGACATTTACTGCTTAAAGAACTATCTATCGCCAGCCTATGGGCTCTCACTGTTACCTCGCAGGCGGCTTTCGGCTTTGAAGCACAAAGCTCGGCGGGGTCATCCAGTGCTGTTAGTGCTAGTGTACCTAGTCAGTCTGAAGAGCATGGAAGTGCTGGTTACGAAGAGGCTGAGAAAACAGAAGGAGCTGTAACGACTGACGAGATTGAAGTAAATGAAGAGTCCCCCTGGTTATTAACGCCAACTCTGTCCAGCGACCCAAAAATGGGGAGTTCCATAGGATTTCTCGCCGGTTACGTCCATTATTTTGATGAGGCGTCGCCGTCTTCAATTATTGGCTTAACAGGTAGTTATAGTGATACTGATTCGTCGGTTCAGGGGGCATTTGCCTCCACCTATTTTGATAAGGACCGTCAACGTCTGCAAGCCGCTTACGTGACTATGAAGATTGAAAATGATTACCAAGATTACCTGGGTACGGGATTAGATGTCCGCACAACCGATGAAGCATCGCTGTCATTCCTGCGCTATTTACGTCGAGTTTCCAGTAGTTGGTTTCTAGGCGGGCAGGCTATTCATGCGGATTACTCCATTACCGGCAGAGACGCATTCTCTCAGGCGATATTAAAGCTATTTGGTATTGATGGGTTTAATGGCACCGCGGTAGGGTTGGTCGCTGAGCGGGACTCACGAGACAACGTTAATAATCCTCAGTCTGGAAGCTATTTTCAAGTGACCAACACCCAGTACCTCGAGGCGCTTAATGACGACCTTGAATTTGGGGTTTGGCAAGCGAAATATTCTCGCTTTGACCCGATCAATGATGATCATCTCATCGCCACCCAGCTAACTGGGCGATATACCAATGATGCCCCTAAGGCCGCTTATAGCTCGGTAAGATTGCGTGGTTATACCGTGGGGGAGTATTTGGCGCCTCATAATATGAGTGTTGAAATTGAGGATCGTATTAAATTGTCTAGTAGATGGGGCGCTACGGTTTTCGCTGGGGCAACCTGTCTCTTTGGTGATGGTGAAGACTGCGGTGACACAAGCAATTGGTTTCCAATGGTCGGGGCGGGTGTTACCTACCTGCTAAAGCCTTCTGAGGGCATGGTTGTTCGTCTAGAGGGCGCCAAAGGTCAGGATGATAGCTATGGGGTGTATTTACAGTTTGGCAATTCGTTTTAG